One part of the Musa acuminata AAA Group cultivar baxijiao chromosome BXJ1-5, Cavendish_Baxijiao_AAA, whole genome shotgun sequence genome encodes these proteins:
- the LOC135675025 gene encoding polyadenylate-binding protein 3-like gives MEEEEHEIYGGEIPDEVDSVTDVETSNTAAELGEMKKRLKAMDEEAAALREIQAKVEKEMSAIQDPASTSASETSKAEVDSRSVFVGNVSPQFRSLVNTSLMRVFIPCNARYCTWEILWLF, from the exons ATGGAGGAGGAAGAGCATGAGATCTACGGTGGAGAGATCCCCGACGAAGTCGACTCGGTTACCGACGTCGAAACCTCTAACACCGCCGCG GAATTGGGCGAGATGAAGAAGCGGCTCAAGGCGATGGACGAGGAGGCCGCTGCCCTGCGCGAGATACAGGCAAAGGTCGAGAAGGAGATGAGCGCCATCCAAG ATCCTGCTAGCACATCTGCAAGTGAAACAAGTAAAGCGGAGGTTGATTCTCGATCTGTATTTGTTGGCAATGTAAGTCCACAATTCCGTAGTCTTGTCAACACCTCACTCATGAGAGTTTTTATACCATGTAATGCTCGGTACTGCACTTGGGAAATATTATGGCTGTTCTGA